The following proteins come from a genomic window of Leguminivora glycinivorella isolate SPB_JAAS2020 chromosome 6, LegGlyc_1.1, whole genome shotgun sequence:
- the LOC125226899 gene encoding la protein homolog isoform X2: MTEEKVADVAAEGNGKEEKAENGAKSEPMDEAELESAIIRQVEYYFGDLNLPRDKFLREQVKLDDGWIPFEILIKFNRLAKLTTDLELIAKLLGRSRSGLLEISEDNKKVRRSPDMPLPEMNEERRKEVQGRTVYAKGFPKDAALDAILTYFKQFEEVENVIMRRYQDNKTKKRLFKGSVFATFKTKEQAQKFLEQSEVKYGENDLIRKWQEAYLAEKQEEYAAKKEKKDKKPKKEEQEAPQEDFQLPKGTVLHIEHGNDKIKREDIKEGFAKFGDYEIAYVDSNLGDTQGWVRFAKENAAKEVFEKIPDGKLTFADTEVTVKLLGEEEEAEYLTKTIEHMKKRRFNYNKNKHQNKGRNFKGRQGGKKRKQDQHDDAPAQKVKADS; encoded by the exons ATGACTGAAGAAAAAGTAGCTGATGTAGCCGCGGAGGGCAATGGCAAAGAGGAGAAAGCAGAAAATGGTGCAAAATCTGAGCCCATGGATGAAGCAGAACTGGAGAGCGCTATAATTCGGCAGGTCGAATATTATTTCG GTGACCTCAACCTGCCACGGGACAAGTTTCTACGTGAGCAGGTGAAGCTGGACGATGGCTGGATACCGTTTGAGATTCTCATCAAGTTCAACCGCCTGGCCAAGCTCACTACAGACTTGGAGCTCATTGCCAAGCTGTTGGGAAGGTCCAGAAGTGGTTTGCTCGAG ATCTCAGAGGACAATAAGAAAGTCCGCAGAAGCCCCGACATGCCCCTCCCCGAGATGAATGAAGAGCGCCGGAAGGAAGTCCAGGGCCGCACAGTCTATGCTAAAGGTTTCCCAAAGGATGCTGCGCTGGATGCCATCCTAACATACTTCAAACAGTTTGAGGAGGTGGAGAATGTCATCATGAGGAGATACCAGGATAATAAGACTAAGAAGAGGCTGTTTAAGGGTTCAGTTTTTGCCACATTCAAAACTAAAGAACAG GCACAGAAGTTCCTAGAGCAGAGTGAGGTGAAGTACGGCGAGAATGATCTGATCAGGAAGTGGCAGGAAGCCTACCTGGCTGAGAAGCAAGAAGAATATGCCGCCAAGAAGGAGAAGAAGGACAAGAAACCCAAGAAAGAAGAACAG GAGGCTCCGCAGGAGGACTTCCAGCTGCCGAAGGGCACGGTGCTGCACATTGAGCACGGAAACGACAAGATTAAGCGGGAAGACATCAAGGAAGGATTCGCCAAGTTTGGTG ACTACGAAATAGCGTACGTAGACTCAAACCTCGGCGATACGCAAGGCTGGGTACGATTCGCCAAAGAAAACGCCGCCAAAGAGGTCTTCGAGAAGATCCCCGACGGGAAACTCACATTCGCAGACACCGAGGTCACGGTCAAACTGCTTGGAGAAGAAGAGGAGGCCGAATATTTGACGAAAACCATTGAACATATGAAGAAGAGGAGATTCAACTATAATAAGAACAAGCACCAGAATAAGGGGAGGAATTTCAAGGGGAGACAGGGGGGGAAGAAACGCAAGCAGGACCAGCATGATGATGCGCCGGCGCAGAAAGTTAAAGCTGACAGCTAA
- the LOC125226899 gene encoding la protein homolog isoform X1, producing MTEEKVADVAAEGNGKEEKAENGAKSEPMDEAELESAIIRQVEYYFGDLNLPRDKFLREQVKLDDGWIPFEILIKFNRLAKLTTDLELIAKLLGRSRSGLLEISEDNKKVRRSPDMPLPEMNEERRKEVQGRTVYAKGFPKDAALDAILTYFKQFEEVENVIMRRYQDNKTKKRLFKGSVFATFKTKEQAQKFLEQSEVKYGENDLIRKWQEAYLAEKQEEYAAKKEKKDKKPKKEEQFQEAPQEDFQLPKGTVLHIEHGNDKIKREDIKEGFAKFGDYEIAYVDSNLGDTQGWVRFAKENAAKEVFEKIPDGKLTFADTEVTVKLLGEEEEAEYLTKTIEHMKKRRFNYNKNKHQNKGRNFKGRQGGKKRKQDQHDDAPAQKVKADS from the exons ATGACTGAAGAAAAAGTAGCTGATGTAGCCGCGGAGGGCAATGGCAAAGAGGAGAAAGCAGAAAATGGTGCAAAATCTGAGCCCATGGATGAAGCAGAACTGGAGAGCGCTATAATTCGGCAGGTCGAATATTATTTCG GTGACCTCAACCTGCCACGGGACAAGTTTCTACGTGAGCAGGTGAAGCTGGACGATGGCTGGATACCGTTTGAGATTCTCATCAAGTTCAACCGCCTGGCCAAGCTCACTACAGACTTGGAGCTCATTGCCAAGCTGTTGGGAAGGTCCAGAAGTGGTTTGCTCGAG ATCTCAGAGGACAATAAGAAAGTCCGCAGAAGCCCCGACATGCCCCTCCCCGAGATGAATGAAGAGCGCCGGAAGGAAGTCCAGGGCCGCACAGTCTATGCTAAAGGTTTCCCAAAGGATGCTGCGCTGGATGCCATCCTAACATACTTCAAACAGTTTGAGGAGGTGGAGAATGTCATCATGAGGAGATACCAGGATAATAAGACTAAGAAGAGGCTGTTTAAGGGTTCAGTTTTTGCCACATTCAAAACTAAAGAACAG GCACAGAAGTTCCTAGAGCAGAGTGAGGTGAAGTACGGCGAGAATGATCTGATCAGGAAGTGGCAGGAAGCCTACCTGGCTGAGAAGCAAGAAGAATATGCCGCCAAGAAGGAGAAGAAGGACAAGAAACCCAAGAAAGAAGAACAG TTTCAGGAGGCTCCGCAGGAGGACTTCCAGCTGCCGAAGGGCACGGTGCTGCACATTGAGCACGGAAACGACAAGATTAAGCGGGAAGACATCAAGGAAGGATTCGCCAAGTTTGGTG ACTACGAAATAGCGTACGTAGACTCAAACCTCGGCGATACGCAAGGCTGGGTACGATTCGCCAAAGAAAACGCCGCCAAAGAGGTCTTCGAGAAGATCCCCGACGGGAAACTCACATTCGCAGACACCGAGGTCACGGTCAAACTGCTTGGAGAAGAAGAGGAGGCCGAATATTTGACGAAAACCATTGAACATATGAAGAAGAGGAGATTCAACTATAATAAGAACAAGCACCAGAATAAGGGGAGGAATTTCAAGGGGAGACAGGGGGGGAAGAAACGCAAGCAGGACCAGCATGATGATGCGCCGGCGCAGAAAGTTAAAGCTGACAGCTAA